The Torulaspora delbrueckii CBS 1146 chromosome 1, complete genome DNA segment ATAgttctcaaagatttcGCCACTGAAGTGGATGAGATGAAACTGAAGGCAGCAGCCATAGGAATGGTCAGGCATCTTTCCCAAAGTTTAGCTCGTACTACAGCTGTAGAGCCTTTAAAAGAAGTGATCGTATCAACCACGCACTCTTTAGCACCAAATCTCATGGGCATGCAGAATTCATTTGTTGACGAACTGAATACTGCAATAAATGACAATTTAGGCGTGGCCCTTGCCATCATTGAGAAGGCGGCTATGGATAAAGCGACCCAGGACATTGGTGAGCAGTTGATGCAACCTATAGCAATTCGCCGCTATCATAAAGAGAGAAGGGCGGGCCAACCATTTTTAACCCAAAACACAAATCCTTACTCATTGACATTACCAGAGCCTTTAGGTTTAAAAAGTTCTGGTGTAACACCCCAACAGTTCTCAATATACGAAAACTTGGGAGATCACGGctcaaactttgaaaacGCACCGGATGCGACCGGGCCACCACAGAACCAACAAAATCATCAGCAGATACTCctgcaacagcagcaagCTCGTccacagcaacagcagcatCTTGCACCAACTTCTCAGATGCATGTGCCGCCAGTTCAGAACCAGCTTCCAATTCAAAACTCTCAAGGCATGGGCATCCAGAGTGAATTGGAACAAAATCATCGCGTGCTTGTTCATTTGATGGATGGACTagttgttcaaatcaaagagaacGCCGACAAAAGAGGCCTCAGAGACCTAGGAGAGCAAAATTCTATCAAAGCTATCATTTTCCAAATATTGAGTTTTATAGCCCGCAGTTCCCAGAAGGATCAGCTTGCTCTAAAGGTCTCTCAGGCTGTCGTCAACAGTCTATTCGCCACTAGTGAGAGTCCACTGTGCCGTGAGGTTTTGTCGATGTTACTGGAGAAATTATGCTCCTTGTCCATCGTCGCCAGGAAAGACGTGGTATGGTGGCTTGTTTATGCGCTTGATAGCAGAAAATTCAATGTGTCGGTGATAAGGTCTTTACTGGACGTCAAGTTGATCGATGCTAGCGAACTGGATAACGTATTGGTCACCACCATGAAAAACAAAATGGAGAACTCTgtgaacttttcaatggaaCTGATAAGAGACACAGTAATGTCAAGCTCACCAATCTTGATGCGTATGGATTTTATCTGCACTCTAGAATATCTCGGTACACTGGATGATGCCAACGTCAAGTCATTCTTGAGAGATTATGAGAAGGAAGTTGTTCTTCCGGTCGAGTTAAAAACTAAAGTCACCAATACAGAGAGGTACTATCTGGTTTTTACGGAATGGGTCAAGTTACTGCAAAGAGTCGAAGGTGATGATATTTCCACCATCGTGTTTTTGAAACAGATGAAAGACAAGGGTGTTCTGTCAAAAACGGACCAGCTCATTGAGTTCATCAAGGCAGCTCTAGAATTATCCATATTCTCATTTAAGGAAAGTGACCCAACTGGTGAGGTCTTTACAGCGATAGATGCACTGGGCAAAATGATAATAAAGCTACTGGTGGTACAAGATTTTACGGAAATGACAAGGGCGGACTATCTAAACCTCGTTTTCCCAGTCATTGCTCTAGTGTTTTCGAAGGATCATGAACAAGAGAATACAACTTTCAATGAGAGGCCTCATTTCAGACTGCTTTCAAACTTCCTATTCGAATGGGAGACTATTCGGGGCCATAAGTTTATCAAGGTGCGTAATGTGGTAACGCGTAAGGAATTACTTGATTTCGATACAGAGTTTTACAACATCTTCTCTTCCTACTTACAGTCTGCGCAACCGATTGCTTTCCCTGGGTTTTCTTTCGCATGGGTAACTTTGATCTCACACAGAATGTTCTTACCCACCATGCTTCGACTACCCAACAACGCAGGATGGAAAAATCTGATGCTATTGCTTATTGACCTAttgaagttcttggatAAATACACGGACAAGAATGAGGTCTCCAACGCCATTTCAGTCGTCTATAAAGGTGCATTGCGTGTCTTTTTGGGTATCTCGAATGATATGCCAGAGTTTTTGATTGAGAACCACCTCGAATTAATGAACAACTTACCACCAACCTACTTTCAGTTGAAGAACGTTATTCTTTCAGCGATTCCAAAAAAGATGATGCTACCAAACCCATACGACCcaactctttctttggaagatatcGCTGCCTGTAAGGAGCCACCAAAGGTGTTTTATGACCTAATAGCGGAATTTAGCACGCTGAAGAAACCGGTCGACAATTATCTGCGCATTCCATCGAATTCGTTGCTCAAAACTATTATCAGCAACACCTATAGAAACGAGTATGAGCTGAAGAATGGTATTGGTTATGACTACTTGTCGGTGGACAATAATATTGTGCGTGCCATTGTAATCCACGTCGGAATAGAGGTAGGATCAGAGTACCAGAGAATGTCCTCCAGCGCTGTTTTCAACACCAAATCTGCCTATTACACGTTattgttcaacttgatTCATGACGGTACAGTCGAGCTACAGTACCAAGTTATTCAAGCGATGGTTGAGCAGCTAAGGTATCCAAACGTTCACACCTACTGGTTCATTTTTGCGCTGAGAAACATGTTTGTCTCCGAAGAATGGGGTGACCAGCTTCTCGAAGTCCAAGAGATaattttgagaaacttaCTAGAGAGGATCATTGTCAATAGACCTCACACTTGGGGTATCTCTGTCATTTTCACACAACTCATTACAAGCAAGGAGATCAACTTGCTCGATTTGCCATTTGTCAAAAAACTACCAGAAGTAAGGAATCTACTGTCGCCACTCTACAGGCATACCTCCACGGGCAACAGTATTGACAATTCGAACCACCAGCTTTTGGGAAACTCTGCTTCAGGCATCGTCGATGCAAAAGTATGAGACCATTCCATCttattcaattctttcatgaCAGAAAATTGTAAACTATATAGGCATTAATATTACTGTAACTATACTCAACAAAAACTTGTACATTGCAATTTGTGTCATTGAAGCTCGCAGGTTGGCCAAATGAAAGCTTACCTTCAACCATAATTTTTATAGTTGAAGCTCTTCACTATCTTGAAGTTCATAACTTCTTAGTGTTCCGTTGCGAAAATAAGGCTTTAGCGAGTCCTAATAAGTACAGTAAAAACAAAGTGGTATTCCTCGAAGGTTAGCTCAGTCAATTCAAAAGGACAATCTGGCCAATGGCGCTATTCTTTAGAAGGAAGAAGGTCATTTTGGATGACTCTGACCCTAATGGTCAGAGGAAAAAGTCTAGGAAGCCACCAAATACAGCGTTCAGACAACAAAGATTAAAAGCCTGGCAACCTATCCTATCACCGCAGAGTGTGCTTCCTTTGCTGATCTTTGTTGCGTGCATTTTTGCACCAATTGGTATAGGGCTGATTGTTAGTGCTACGAATGTTCAAGACCTGGTTATCGACTACAGTGATTGTCACAAGGATGCTAACACTAACGACTTCACAGAGATACCATCGAAATTCGTTCATTATCATTTCAAAAAACCTGTGCATGTGAAGCCAAGATGgaagcttgaagaagatgaatcagATACCACAACATGCCAGATAGAATTCCAAGTCCCCAACAGAATCAAACAATCGGTTTATCTTTACTATAAGCTAACCAACTTTTATCAAAACCATCGTAAATACGTTGAATCATTGGATATTTCTCAATTGAAAGGACAGGCCATTGATGCGGACCAGCTGGATAGCAGCTGCGACCCGCTAAGAGAGTCTGACGGTAGAGCGATTTATCCGTGTGGTTTGATAGCTAATTCGATGTTCAATGATACTTTTAGTACATCATTGAAGGGTAGTGATGGTACTGAAGATTATCAGCTTACGAATAAGGGCATAGCATGGGGGGTTGATGCTCAACGGTTTAAGAAAACTTCTTACAACGCTTCTCAGATTGTTCCACCACCAAACTGGGCTAAAAGATTCCCTGATGGGTACACTGACGAAAACATCCCAGATATTGGCTCATGGGATGAGTTTCATGTGTGGATGAGAACCGCAGCTCTTCCCAAATTTTACAAATTGGCTTTAAAGAATGAGAGCGGAGAGCTTCCTAACGGTACATATACTATGAACATCGGTCTAAATTATCCAGTCTCAATATTTGGGGGATCCAAGTCAATCGTTGTTACAACAAGTAGCGTTATCGGAGGAAGAAACATGTCACTTGGTGTGCTTTACTGCATAGTTGCAGGAATATCGGCATTATTTGCAATAATATTTTTGGTAAAGGTTATAATACAGCCAAGGACCATGGGAGATCACTCTTatttgaactttgaaagtaaTATGGAGAATCAAGGCGACCAGGAGAGTAACGCAAACGTCCCGCTTCGAGAAATTCTGTAGTATTAGGAACGAATCCTGTATCCTTAGCATTATATATACGAGTTTAGAAAGCACATTTCCTCCCGAGTAGTGAGGTTTTTCATGGCCTTTCAAGCTATATGCGTATGCAATCAATTGCGTCCAATATTGATAGAGTTCTTAGTATTctgtcttttcaatctctcacgcatcatcattgatgaattcttgGTTACTGTCGTAGGCGCTTGACTCTGATCCTGCAGATCAGACCTTCCAAGCACATCCGGCCTGCCATGCTGTGCTTGACCTTGTAATGCTGCGGTGTTTGACGTTCGTACCGTTGTCGTCTCGCTTGAATAGATGCTATGGAACGCCATACCAGCGCTTGAAAGCTGTTCTGGTTCATTGAAAGGAGACGGGCTCACACTTTTCCGATTCATCTTATCCAGAGAAGACTTGCGCATATGATTGAGCCCACCAGCGATAGGGTTAGAGCTCACATGGTTCTgtttctttaaaatctttTGCTCATTGGGGAGGTCTTCCTTATGACCAAGCCAACCTGGAAAACCTGTAAATGGTTCTTGATGTTTATAAAACTTCACTAGTGATTTATGAACCACTGTACTAGTTGGGGTGTCACCATCACTTTCAGTCTTCATAGAGAGGTTCGACAATGAGGAGGAAAGCGACTTGGTAGAGGATCGAAATTTATGCCATAATCCGCCAGAACTGTGTTCAGATGTTGAGCTCATGATACTTGCTCTAAATGATCGTTCAAACAGGTTAAGACTGAGGCTTGAACTGTTTTCATATTGTATTGACATCTTAATTATCAGAAGATGCTACTTAGATATAAGCGACAAACACATGATTACCACATGATCGAGATAATAACCTCTAGAAGGGTCAAGGATTAATTGAATAAGCTTATCTTCCTCTCTATTATAAAGAACTATCTTTTATAATTGCATCGCTATATAATTAGACGATCGAAATGAATAATTTAACCAATagttttttctttcaaatagaTGCCGTACTTgtccttcaattctttcattattGGGTCATTAATTTCAGGTGAGTAAGGTGCTAGCAAACCAGGGCCCTTTAGCTTACCTTCTAGGATGAACTTGGTTGCAATGGCAACTGGGTAACCGACAGTAGCAGCCATAGAGCTGTAACCACCAACCTTACCGTAGTCGATCAAGGTAGCGGTCCTTATTTCGGTGGTCCCATCGGCCCATTCAATACCGAACTTGTGTTGCAAAGCGACCATATCACGttcaccttcttcatatTGCATCAATTCTTCTAGACGACCACATAGAGTGTCTAGAGCGTTGCCCTTTGGCACGGTCAAAGAATCGGAGAAGAATCCCAACCATGAGAAACCAGAAagaattctttctctgtCTTCGTcagatttccaagaagtCTTTGAGTCGATAGCCTTGACTAAGTCAgccttggaagaagaagaggttCCCAAAAACTTTTGTAGCGCCTCCTTCCATGGTAGTGGCTTGCTGAAGATCTCGCTTTCCTCGTCTTTCAAGAAGCCAATGTCAACCAAAACTTTGACAAATTCTGGGAAGCCTTGATATCTAAGAGTACCTCTAATGACAGTGTCAGCCTCTGGGATATGGTAAAGTTCCTTAAATAGAGTAGAGTCTCTGTTTGGGTAACACACGAATGCGTAACCTGGATAGATGAAGTATGGCCTAGCAGAAGCCATTAGATCTTCGGAAGAGACAGTTTCAATCTTACCATCTTTCCAATATTTGGCAGAGTTTCTCAATGCCAATAGAACACCTCTAGAAGACCAAGAGAATTTGTAACCCAAAGGATTGTCAGAATCCTCAGGTGCTGGAAGACCACCACAGTAGGAAAGGAAAGATTTTATTTTACCACCGGCCTTGtgaacttcatcaatagtCTTGACAGCGTACAAGTGGTCGATACCTGGATCTAAACCAATCTCGTTCATGACCGTGATGCCAGcctctttgatcttggGTTCTAGCTCCCTTAGAGCTGGAGAAATGTAAGAGGAAGTGACCacatctttcttcaatctgATAGCACTTCTTACCACGTTTGGATGGTAAGTGTATGGAATCAATGAAATAACAAGATCATGTTTCTCCAAAGCTGCATCCAACTGAGCGTCATCAGTAACATCCAAGGAAATAGCGTCGGAACCAGATTTTTTGGCCAATTCTTGAGCCTTGGTTACAGTTCTACAAGCAACTGTGACATTAATGTCTTCAACGGCAGATAAACTGTCAACGACAGGCTGAGCAACGAAGCCGGAACCTAACAATAGAACGTTTTTCACCATGGTTTAGTATCGTTATCGTTATCGTTCTACAATTAATTCAAACAAGAACCCTCAatggctcttctttgacttTCATCGTTTTCTTTTATATCGCTGATCTTTAGAGCGTATGCTATTGAAATTCCGCAGGAAAAAGGTACGATGAGCTTGTATGGCACATACAAATTCCTCTGGAATATTAAGATCCAAACGGTCAGAGTAGGTCTTCTATGCTATCAATGGCCATCATTTGTTAATAAAGATGCGATTCCAGGCGTTAGTGAGTCATACTGCGTATCATAGCACCAATTGTCAAGGCTCGGGTCCCGTTGTCCATCGAGAAATCTTTGGGACTTGAACTATTTTAAGATAGCCTTGAGaaatttggtcaattgatgtGAAGTCTCAGTTACAGTTTTAGGACCATCTACTCTTAAATTAATTAGTGATTGTGTATTTCATTAGGGAATTCAAGTATATCACTTCGTTCCTCTTGATGATCTAAATTATGCTTGTTACCGACTTAAAAAACTGAATACAATCTCAGTTTTAGCTTTAACCATTGATTCTGGTGTTGAATGGATCCTGAAGGTCTGCAGAATGTCAGCGGGGACATATCATTAGTGACATCGCATAATATTTATCTTGAAGCGGAAACAGTGCTATGCTGCTAGAATAAGCAATTGGGATACTGAAAAGTTGACCCGCAAAACACTTTCAAGATATGGTGATTAATTGGGAACACCTTTTGGCTTGTTAAACTGCTTTCAGCCTTTTAAGTCTCAAGCCCTGATGTTCGCCGTCAATTTTCAACATTGCCGGAGTACttaaagtgaaaaaaaagacAAAACCTATTCCACTCCGCTTCACTTTCAAACAACCATTGGGACTTATCACCATGTCTATGCACTTAAACTTTCACATATTCGTGGTAAACGAAACCCATAGAATAGACTCGCACGGGTGCTATATATCTCGGTATTTAGTGCAGAGTGGGAAGTTGCAGCTGTATTCCTACTGTATTCCCATTTTGAAGACGTGCAACAACCAATTACCTAGTGTTTCATTAGGTGAatatatcttctttgtaaaaATTGTGTTCCGGAGGTGCGTTTTCCTTCTCCCACAAGTCTCTCTGGAACTTCCACCAATGAGGCAGCAGAGATTCTCTGGGTATCTTGATGGTCAATGTGTCTTCTGCTGTGTTCCCACTATGACTCTTGTAATATTTGTAGTCACCGCTTGCGCTTTTATTAAACGCTAATCTGTATCTGTTACCAAAGATTCCTAAAGTAGACGAGGATTTGCTTATTTTTGGGGATTCGAACGTCTCATGCTCAACTTTGCTGTGACTCTCTGCTTCATCTATCATCTTAATAAGTCTTTGCGGTACTGGTGGTGATCGGCtcagatcttcttcatttaCTACTACTGTGCTAGAGGCTCTTCTGTGCATCTCCGCTGAAAGAAGGAGCGGATCCGGCCCCATATTCAACTCTTCCATACCTTGCATTAGAAACTTATCATCCTTCTCTTGCTcaatgatcaaatcaatcacT contains these protein-coding regions:
- the LYS9 gene encoding saccharopine dehydrogenase (NADP+, L-glutamate-forming) (similar to Saccharomyces cerevisiae LYS9 (YNR050C); ancestral locus Anc_6.376), with the protein product MVKNVLLLGSGFVAQPVVDSLSAVEDINVTVACRTVTKAQELAKKSGSDAISLDVTDDAQLDAALEKHDLVISLIPYTYHPNVVRSAIRLKKDVVTSSYISPALRELEPKIKEAGITVMNEIGLDPGIDHLYAVKTIDEVHKAGGKIKSFLSYCGGLPAPEDSDNPLGYKFSWSSRGVLLALRNSAKYWKDGKIETVSSEDLMASARPYFIYPGYAFVCYPNRDSTLFKELYHIPEADTVIRGTLRYQGFPEFVKVLVDIGFLKDEESEIFSKPLPWKEALQKFLGTSSSSKADLVKAIDSKTSWKSDEDRERILSGFSWLGFFSDSLTVPKGNALDTLCGRLEELMQYEEGERDMVALQHKFGIEWADGTTEIRTATLIDYGKVGGYSSMAATVGYPVAIATKFILEGKLKGPGLLAPYSPEINDPIMKELKDKYGIYLKEKTIG
- the TDEL0A07890 gene encoding CDC50/LEM3 family protein (similar to Saccharomyces cerevisiae CDC50 (YCR094W) and YNR048W; ancestral locus Anc_6.374) encodes the protein MALFFRRKKVILDDSDPNGQRKKSRKPPNTAFRQQRLKAWQPILSPQSVLPLLIFVACIFAPIGIGLIVSATNVQDLVIDYSDCHKDANTNDFTEIPSKFVHYHFKKPVHVKPRWKLEEDESDTTTCQIEFQVPNRIKQSVYLYYKLTNFYQNHRKYVESLDISQLKGQAIDADQLDSSCDPLRESDGRAIYPCGLIANSMFNDTFSTSLKGSDGTEDYQLTNKGIAWGVDAQRFKKTSYNASQIVPPPNWAKRFPDGYTDENIPDIGSWDEFHVWMRTAALPKFYKLALKNESGELPNGTYTMNIGLNYPVSIFGGSKSIVVTTSSVIGGRNMSLGVLYCIVAGISALFAIIFLVKVIIQPRTMGDHSYLNFESNMENQGDQESNANVPLREIL
- the MSO1 gene encoding Mso1p (similar to Saccharomyces cerevisiae MSO1 (YNR049C); ancestral locus Anc_6.375), yielding MSSTSEHSSGGLWHKFRSSTKSLSSSLSNLSMKTESDGDTPTSTVVHKSLVKFYKHQEPFTGFPGWLGHKEDLPNEQKILKKQNHVSSNPIAGGLNHMRKSSLDKMNRKSVSPSPFNEPEQLSSAGMAFHSIYSSETTTVRTSNTAALQGQAQHGRPDVLGRSDLQDQSQAPTTVTKNSSMMMRERLKRQNTKNSINIGRN